In Zingiber officinale cultivar Zhangliang chromosome 1A, Zo_v1.1, whole genome shotgun sequence, a genomic segment contains:
- the LOC121997722 gene encoding heterodimeric geranylgeranyl pyrophosphate synthase small subunit, chloroplastic-like, whose amino-acid sequence MISEIEEVFDATVPVQYPESIHKVIDHVVLSPGAKHALPIMCIASREFVGLRSTGFPIACALEMVHAASLVHDNLPCMDASPLRHGYPFAHALLGIDMVVITNDPLFPLVYKHIVTHTPSPDPIPLSIIPLILTEITRAIDCIGINGVASLNNCPGLKMLSPLVDDVLMESNDNTGKMRSNVSIIKVVRMDCRLELVEEVRAKAKKELEKFKDKYGEKVLPLYSFVDYAIESCFMVKAGALNPFQL is encoded by the exons ATGATCTCCGAGATCGAAGAGGTGTTTGATGCCACGGTTCCCGTCCAATACCCAGAGAGCATCCACAAGGTAATTGACCATGTCGTTCTCTCTCCTGGAGCTAAGCATGCATTGCCCATCATGTGTATTGCATCCCGTGAATTCGTTGGCCTCCGCTCTACTGGTTTTCCTATAGCCTGCGCACTTGAGATGGTCCACGCCGCCTCCCTCGTCCATGATAACCTACCCTGCATGGATGCCTCCCCGCTCCGACACGGCTATCCCTTTGCCCATGCCCTGTTAGGCATCGACATGGTTGTCATCACTAATGATCCACTGTTTCCCCTTGTCTACAAGCATATCGTTACCCATACTCCCTCGCCTGACCCCATCCCGCTATCCATCATCCCTCTAATTCTCACGGAGATCACACGTGCCATCGACTGCATCGGAATCAATGGCGTAGCCAGCTTGAACAACTGCCCTGGGTTAAAAATGCTGAGCCCA CTGGTGGACGACGTGCTAATGGAGTCCAACGATAACACAGGGAAGATGAGGAGCAATGTGAGCATCATTAAGGTGGTTCGAATGGACTGCAGATTAGAGTTGGTGGAAGAAGTTAGGGCAAAGGCcaagaaggagcttgagaagttcaAGGACAAGTATGGAGAGAAGGTGTTGCCTTTATATAGTTTTGTGGATTATGCCATTGAGAGTTGCTTCATGGTTAAAGCAGGGGCCTTGAATCCTTTTCAACTATAG